From the Penaeus vannamei isolate JL-2024 chromosome 37, ASM4276789v1, whole genome shotgun sequence genome, the window TAGCTTGAATTAGCAGGATTTTCTAGGATtgcttatatattattattatggtgattattcCTACTGTCCATTCCATTGCTTCTTCTGGTTGTCTGGTTTGCTCCATTATTCACCTCGTCATCGGTGTTctcagattatgatgatgattatgtttcaATGACTGATCATAATCGGAGGCTGACAGGACGGAGGCAGGACAGGGCGAGGGAATCGAGGCAGGATGACGATGGAGAGGATGTGAGAGGGTCAATGCGCGTAGACGTAGAGGGGGatagagacgaaggaaggaggagagggaagtggaggaggagaagggaaggggagaacggGCTTGGGATCGGTCATAGCGGAATggcctcttgatctctctctctttttctctctcatttcaccaGCAGTTGAAGAAGAGAGGCTCAGGCAGTAGGTCAAGTCATTTAAAAACACCGTCATATCATAATGCATAATTAATATCAGCACCATTGTGGTCAGTTAAAATAATTGCATTAATGGTTATTTGTGCTGGCATTCTTGCAACCATCTCAGATTTCTACTACTGCCATTATCTTTTATGATACTCATGACCATCCACATTATCATTGGTGTAATAGTACATTAGTGCAAAATAATAATCTATAGAAAATATCCAATGTCTTGTTAttaatgtagttattattatggTATTGTTGAAATTTTACcgtcattatcacatttttttttggaAAGCAGACAATCATGTGTTCATAAGATCGTCcgtatatcattgtcattctcatcgcCACCTGAATCGGTATCACTGGACTTGTTATGGAGGCAACCATGAATATCTCCATAACAATTTCATGAACTGATATGCTCCTGATTGCTGGACAACGTCaacattacgattatcatcatcttcataggcATGAggaattctattattatcattgtcatctgtGCCATCTTTAGTACCGCTGTCTTTCCCCAAGCGAGGGCTGACTCCCGCTCCCTAATCGGAAACATCAGCGAACCTCCATAGGCCGTTAGAGTTCACTTTGGGAGCTGCAACGGAGAGGCAGGACAACGGCATTCACTATTGCCCTCGCCTTACGGTTAAAAAAGATATTTCCTTCTTTGCCCCTTTCCTCTATTTGTATCTCATTttactttcgtatttttttctctcttttcttcccttggcCTGCCCCCTCAACTCACACTTCCCTTTTAATCgtatccctcgctcctcctctttatccctaccttcctttcctcttccttctctccctctcttcgctctgctcttgttgttgctcttatcttcattgtcataattatgatcataatcccCATAAAGGCGTTTCCCTTAATCATCATGGTAACTGTTGTCGATGGTAATGTGTTATAACTGTTGTCTTAAATGCCCCAATAGGGTTGAACTCGCTTTGTACAAAATATAGAATGATTAATTAGAGGAAATGTGAGGTGGGGCCGAACGGGGCTGAAGGCTTCAGGAGTCAGCATACTTATGttagtagtggtggtaataataaggataataatgtggatgataatcatagcagcgataaaagaaaagaaaaaataaagaaaatattaataatatcaatgacaataatgatcaatatttttgttttattattactaatcacaatgataattaaatattaaagacagtagttatagtaataacgatactcattttgtcattattgttaccattgtcattgtcattacttttgttattattatgatggtaacagtaatattgattttaatttctaatataattattattgttctctttactattattatcattactatcgtcattgatCATGTTTATCATGaggaaaataacaaggaaaattatattaataaaaagggTGTTcggattaattatgataatgataatagtcataataatgataatgttgacgatggtgataataaaaagggAGTAATAATAAGCATACCATTActtctaataatagcaataatgatcaataAATGGTCAATTAAATGAAACcctaataatgacattgatggtaACAACAGATCCaagatgtaaagaaagagaaagggagaggagtgacacaaaagagagagtgagaccaaGGGGATTCGGGAAACAAGATAGTACTCACAAGGAGGCCAATAACCTGTCCAATTTCATCACTTCtactttttgttgtttctctcttatttctttcatcttgctctccccttctttcccgctttctctttcttttatcatgctcctcccttattcccccaccctcttttactctcattccctcactctggTGACTGGACAAGTGGACATGACTTAGAAGACAAAAACTCGTTCGTTTTCCAGCAATGGCTGGTGCTATTTCTCACTCCTTCCATCACCTTCATCCGATATCTCTATCGTTCTTTCCCACTTGTTCTCTTCTacctctgtcccttctcccttcctcttgtcccTTCCTTCGACCTCATCCCTCCttgcattctccctttccccttccacttttcTTAATGCTGGATCGTTAGCATTTCCTCACTGGTGGTAAACGGAAATTGCtacagataaataagtaagtgACAAAAAAGGGACCggttggaggagaaaggaaatgaagcgagaattaaagataaacaaatataggGAAAATCAGTCTATTCCTTTATATTGCATTAAATTTTAACTTTCAGCCTCCCACCCTAGCCTGTCCCCTctaccctcgtcctcccccctccctccccctcaccttcctccccctgacTTTCCTTCTGCCCTGCCCTTGGGTCGTCGGCCTTTTCGCACTATGGACGAAGGGGTAAAATTGCAACGGAAGGAGAGCAAGCAGAAAGCCCCAGCCGAATAGCAATAGAAAGCGAGCCAGAGAGCCTGTCTCATCGAGACCGAGTGTGCATAGTGGGGTCAGTTACACGAAGTGAAAGCATGATGCTGAATGCTCTCACATAATGACTGCGTTGAGATACATCATTACGAGCTCAAGTTCATGACGTTTTTAAGTGCTGTTAATTCTTGTAACGGAGTGATAATCAACATTTACACATCCCAAAGAATTCATATGTAGACGAAACATTACTTATGAGAAAGATAATCTATGCAATCATGTCATATTTACTAAAGATATATCAccgaggataaagggaggataaGAAATTAAATGCGTTTCCTCCAGGAAAATTCAGCGCAGCGTATCCGAGTCCTGAGTCCATAGACACTTGAAATGGGCTCACACGAGCAGAAGTACCCTCACAAAAACACACTTTGACCATAGAATTCCTGTATGGccagaaatatacacatacgcgcacattcATTCGTATACagacgcaaacataaacacattcgCCATGATGCAGAAACATTTACTCATAAGCATTAATACACAAGCaagcaaattttaaaaaatttcatCTATTCACACGCGGACGTATTACAGGCCCAGAGAGACGCTTTTTATTATTGGCtcggttatatatacatataaatgcgtgttttagtatgtatgtgtttgtgcacgtgcATGCATGCAGAATGAAttataccacacacatatacaaacatgcacacatgtaagagtacatatatatgaatgtgtgcgtgtccacgcacacacacatatatttatatgtgtttatgtatgcgtgcatgtgtacagatacagatacacacatagaaaagacacacacacacacacacacacacacacacacacacacacacacacacacacacacacacacacacacacacacacacacacacacacacacacacacatttcatacgAAATGGTATTTGTCTTCCAACCAGAGGCTCTAGAAGTTTTCTAGGAAAGACTGTGATAATTTTAGTAATCTCCTTTATAATCGCCTTAATCATCAGAGCTGTAGTTATAATTCTTGCTTCGCttttggcaaagagagagagagagaaaaaaaaactccccttCCGAATGGGGTTTGATCCTAAAGGGTCCGCTCGACTTAAATTTtctctacgatttttttttctattgccgtCATTTTTCAAATTTTCGATGTTGAGATTTCGCTCCTAATGCTTTTAtctataattatcaatttttcaAACGTCTCAGCATGAGCTTTTACggattgcttttatcattatcctccttgaAGGTCTATAGCACGAAGAAAACCAAGGAGCATCAGAATGAGCTTATTGAAGTTACAGTCAAAATGGCATTTCATTTGCACTCAGAAAGTGCTCCTTTAGGAGCTAACTTCATTAAGTAAAAATTGAATTATTGCATTCGGTTTCGACCTGACCTTTGGTGCTAACTCACCTTTGCTTGTTTGGTTAGAGCCAAAGTAGAAGCTTATCACTGTTTATGATAGAAATGGAGTGTGATACCTCTAACCAAGGGAGCAGGTGGATCAAGGAGCTGCTAACTTCTCATTTGGGCGGTTAAACCCCGTTTGTCCTTGTTATCATTGCGTGATAATCTCATTACATTTTCATTGTAAAACTAAGGGTAAACAATCCTTTAAAAGCAGTGCATTGTAACTAAAATATACCTATAAATTACAGCAATCTCCTTTGCAGCTTCAGTGCAATGCTCCAATATAGAAGCTATAGAGGTAAATTGCAATGATTACTCATAATTACCCAGAGtgaaaaaattaatatattttttgtactATCATTTGGAACACCTGTAAGCTTTCAGATCAAGTTATTATAATAGAATAAATCCCCTGTCTTCCATAATATTCAGATCATCCTATATCTCCTACTCTATGATAAAAATCCTAAATTAAGATCCCCAGGTAAGCTATATTAAACTAAACGCATCGTATTACAAACCGTCAATTCAGTTGTCAGAGAATatgataggaaaaaatatatatattgatagcagACATAAAAACAACTTCTGAATTTGTATCTTTAGAATGAAAACCAGCAAAAGAGAAGTTCCATTTAAAGCCAAATTTCTTAAATTTATAGATATTCCTGTCATTGTTATTCGAATGTCCTGACCTTCTTTTACACTATGATTACAGCTCCAGCACATACCAGTAAAAGAGCTATGAATAATTCATTTGTTGATAAATGAAAAGGGCAATATCAGGACACCCTAATGACGAAATTCTCATTACTACTCTTAGTTGACTTGAAGTTGATAaagcaataatatttttttaaagtcgTATCCAAAATTTACACCAAGCCCGGCTGTAAATATAAtcgtgataaaagtaataacactaTCCGAGATAAACGTCCTTGTAAAGCTGGGCTAaatcgaatgaataaataaacatctgcTGTTACTAATGTAGACGAATGTACTAAAGCAGATACCGTAGTAGGGGCTATTACAGCTGCAGGCAACCAGGCAGAAAAAAGGTACTTGAGTACTTTTGTTAACAGCAGCTAAAACTACCAAACCACAGCAATCCACCATAATCCATTTAGGTATATTTTCCACAAAATAAAGAATTTGATTCTCCACAACTTAAAAGTTAAAAGATTGCAAACAAGATAGCTACATAATCTCCCCAATTTGAGACAGCTGTTAACATCCCAGGATTATCTGATTTTTCATTTTGATAATAGATAACCAGGCCGCAGGATACTAATCCTAAACCATCTCAGCCAAAAAGAATACTAATCAAATtagggataataattataaacactATAGTTATTACAAAAGTTAACACTAAATACATAAGCCGATTTATAATTCTATCCCGTATATTCATTCCCCTCTGAAATATAATACTAAAGAAGATATTGATATTACAAACCCCCAAAATATGAAAGATATTCAAGGCAAGGTAAATGTTATTATAATAGATTTAGAGTTTAATCTTAGTAATTCTCATTCAATAAATCAAGCTTGACCTCTTCTTAAACATTATAAAAAAACTAGGCAAATTAAAGAACCTCCGAGTAAAAATAATATTCTCGATATATTGATAGTATTCATAAAGGTTTAAAATGAGTAATACTAAAACTCCGGTGCTGCAAACCGACGTTTAATTTAAGCTATTTATACTTTTATGTTATACATAATAGTTCCTTTTAAAATCAGAATATTTAGAggcagtaagagtaatagtaagagGAAATACTCCTGCACCGTACCAGAACACGAAAACAAAGCTATGTAATATTCCCCATGTTCccttaaagaaaatatatgttaaGTATTATCGGCTCTAAAAAGACAatgatgaaatatatgatattCTTACTTTTCTCCAAGATACTTCTCTAATCATTCAGCTCATTTCACCTAAAAGATTTAAAGTAGGTGCTGCTATAGTATCCGCACTCTAAAGGAACTACCATAAAGCTACTCGAGGTATgaaatttatctgtctctttacgATTCATAATATTCATCCTCCTACTCATTCGTGAACCATGTTAGCCAAAGAAAACAAACCGGAGAACACAATCCGTGCCCAATCATTACTACCCTTCACTCCTAATCAACCAAATACTACCAATCCAGATGACACTAATCCTATTTGGCCACGGAAGAATAAGCAGTTAAAGCTTTTATATCAACTCGCCGTAAACACATTAAtcccactactactactcctactaatcTAATTCTCACTCGCAGTCAAGCTAAATTTTTATTGGCTTGTCCGAACAAAGGTAATACTGCAATCAAGCCATGTCCCCATAGTTTGAATATATCACCGGCTTGCATTGTTGATCCCGCAATGGGTGCCTCTACATGTGCTTTTGGTAGTCATATGTGAGGTAAAAATATAGGCAATTTTACAAAAGAAGCAAAGACTGTTACTACACAtcaaacacaataaataaatctgATTCTCTTCATATTTTCAACTAATCAAGTTAATCTTCCACTTATATAGTCTAATTAAAGATAGCAACAAAGGCAAAGAAGCAAATAAagtgtaaaataatatataaacccTGGCCTGTTAACGTCCAGGC encodes:
- the LOC138859544 gene encoding LOW QUALITY PROTEIN: NADH-ubiquinone oxidoreductase chain 4-like (The sequence of the model RefSeq protein was modified relative to this genomic sequence to represent the inferred CDS: inserted 12 bases in 8 codons; substituted 16 bases at 16 genomic stop codons), with the protein product MLILNFPYIVPVVIVICVHGHLLLSWCGHILIPFVNSWRAAQSSLFIXSFILIMYCRHEFSNYKQGXCFNFESLEYFLILLRFXITALLLSSRQNFLIFLMITFXDNDYLLFYVRSESSFIPTSTLILGXGYQPGRXQARVYILFYTLFASLPLLLSLIRLYXSGRLTXLVENMKRIRFIYCVXCVVTVFASFVKLPIFLPHIXLPKAHVEAPIAGSTMQAGDIFKLWGHGLIAVLPLFGQANKNLAXLRVRIRLVGVVVVGLMCLRRVDIKALTAYSSVAXIGLVSSGLVVFGXLGVKGXVMIGHGLCXSGLFSLANMVHEXVGGXILXIVKRQINFIPRVALWXFLXSADTIAAPTLNLLGEMSXMIREVSWRKVRISYISSLSFXSRXYLTYXFSLREHGEYYIALFSCSGTVQEYFLLLLLLLPLNILILKGTIMYNIKV